A genome region from Geminicoccus roseus DSM 18922 includes the following:
- a CDS encoding phage capsid protein, with translation MSTSIDQAFVKQFEREVHEAYQRQGSKLRHTIRVKNGVIGSSTVFQKVGRGAAATKARNSFVPVMNIEFATVEARLYDYYAGEWIDQLDELKTNIDERSVLANTGAFALGRKTDELVIEALDTSNQEAGSDADGLTKAKVLKAFEMLGENDVPDDGQRYAIVGWKQWSELLNLAEFANSEFVGDAELPWKGSQAKMWLGTTWIPHSGLPRESTTRTCYWYHKSALGHAIGQDVKTDISWHGDRAAHFISSSMSQGAVMIEPKGVVKMPCLED, from the coding sequence ATGTCCACCTCGATCGACCAGGCCTTCGTCAAGCAGTTCGAACGCGAAGTGCACGAGGCCTACCAGCGGCAGGGCAGCAAGCTCCGCCACACCATCCGGGTGAAGAACGGCGTCATCGGCAGCTCCACGGTCTTCCAGAAGGTCGGGCGCGGCGCGGCGGCGACCAAGGCGCGCAACAGCTTCGTGCCGGTCATGAACATCGAGTTCGCGACCGTCGAGGCGCGCCTCTACGACTATTACGCCGGCGAGTGGATCGACCAGCTCGACGAGCTGAAGACCAACATCGACGAGCGCAGCGTGCTCGCCAACACCGGCGCCTTCGCGCTCGGCCGCAAGACGGACGAGCTGGTGATCGAGGCGCTCGACACCTCCAATCAGGAAGCCGGCAGCGATGCCGACGGGCTGACCAAGGCCAAGGTGCTCAAGGCCTTCGAGATGCTGGGCGAGAACGACGTCCCTGATGATGGCCAGCGATACGCGATCGTCGGCTGGAAGCAGTGGTCGGAGCTGCTGAACCTGGCCGAGTTCGCCAACTCCGAGTTCGTCGGCGACGCCGAGCTGCCCTGGAAGGGCAGCCAGGCCAAGATGTGGCTGGGCACCACCTGGATCCCGCATTCCGGCCTGCCCCGCGAGAGCACGACCCGCACCTGCTACTGGTACCACAAGTCGGCGCTCGGCCACGCCATCGGCCAGGACGTCAAGACCGACATCAGCTGGCATGGCGACCGCGCCGCCCACTTCATCTCCTCCTCGATGTCCCAGGGTGCCGTGATGATCGAACCCAAGGGCGTCGTGAAGATGCCCTGCCTGGAGGACTGA
- the terL gene encoding phage terminase large subunit translates to MLETGGRSFRQFVWVYNQLQNRGTPALHGRVTDWLEHSWRDGDKRLLLMVFRNAGKSTLVGLFCAWILANDPDLRILVLSAEQNLADKMARSVRRIIERHPMARHLLPERREQWAADQFTVARPRDFRDPSLCSRGITGNLTGLRADVVICDDVEVPNTSDTPTKREDMRECLRELDYILMPQGTILYVGTPHSFYSIYADQPRKELKEDAPFLAGYRRLTIPLLDPATGASAWPERFSPDVVERMRRQTGPAKFRSQMLLEPTHVHDVRLEPEKMRRYAGAIELASGNGETVLTIGGRRMLSSTCWWDPSFGDPKKGDASVVACVFVDEEGGYWLHGLRYLTHDPARVEEQDEADQLCRQVVAFAEAMAQPAIRIETNGIGKFLPSLLRRAVARSGCGCAVIEHVSTRNKVQRILDAFDPLLAAGRLHVHEDVWQGGFVQEMREWLPGRESRDDALDAVAGCILEEPVRLRGLHALRTRRQWRGGAPLMARTGFDL, encoded by the coding sequence ATGCTCGAGACCGGTGGCCGCAGCTTTCGCCAGTTCGTCTGGGTCTACAACCAGCTGCAGAACCGCGGCACGCCGGCCCTGCATGGCCGGGTGACCGACTGGCTGGAGCACAGCTGGCGGGACGGCGACAAGCGCCTGCTGCTCATGGTGTTCCGCAACGCCGGCAAGTCGACCCTGGTCGGGCTGTTCTGCGCCTGGATCCTGGCGAACGATCCCGATCTCCGGATCCTGGTGCTCTCCGCGGAACAGAATCTCGCCGACAAGATGGCGCGCAGCGTGCGGCGGATCATCGAGCGCCACCCGATGGCACGCCATCTGCTGCCCGAGCGCAGGGAGCAGTGGGCGGCCGACCAGTTCACCGTGGCCAGGCCCCGCGACTTTCGCGATCCGTCGCTCTGCTCGCGCGGGATCACCGGCAACCTCACCGGCCTGCGCGCCGACGTGGTGATCTGCGACGATGTCGAGGTGCCCAACACCTCCGACACCCCCACCAAGCGCGAGGACATGCGCGAGTGCCTGCGCGAGCTCGACTACATCCTGATGCCGCAGGGCACGATCCTCTATGTCGGCACGCCGCACAGCTTCTACTCGATCTATGCCGACCAGCCGCGCAAGGAGCTGAAGGAGGACGCGCCGTTCCTGGCCGGCTACCGGCGGCTGACCATCCCGCTGCTCGATCCGGCGACCGGGGCGTCCGCCTGGCCCGAGCGCTTCTCGCCGGACGTGGTCGAGCGGATGCGCCGGCAGACCGGCCCGGCCAAGTTCCGCTCGCAGATGCTGCTGGAGCCGACCCATGTCCATGACGTGCGGCTGGAGCCGGAGAAGATGCGCCGCTATGCCGGGGCAATCGAGCTTGCCAGCGGCAACGGCGAGACCGTGCTGACCATTGGCGGCCGGCGCATGCTGTCCAGCACCTGCTGGTGGGACCCCTCCTTCGGCGACCCGAAGAAGGGCGACGCCTCGGTGGTCGCCTGCGTGTTCGTGGACGAGGAGGGCGGCTACTGGCTGCACGGCCTGCGCTACCTCACCCACGACCCGGCCAGGGTCGAGGAGCAGGACGAGGCCGACCAGCTCTGCCGCCAGGTGGTGGCGTTCGCCGAGGCGATGGCCCAGCCGGCGATCCGGATCGAGACCAACGGGATCGGCAAGTTCCTGCCCTCGCTGCTGCGCCGGGCGGTGGCGCGTTCGGGCTGCGGCTGCGCGGTGATCGAGCACGTCTCCACCCGCAACAAGGTCCAGCGCATCCTGGACGCGTTCGACCCGCTGCTGGCCGCCGGCCGCCTGCATGTCCACGAGGATGTCTGGCAGGGCGGCTTCGTGCAGGAGATGCGCGAGTGGCTGCCCGGGCGGGAGAGCCGCGACGACGCGCTGGACGCGGTGGCCGGCTGCATCCTGGAGGAGCCGGTGCGCCTGCGCGGCCTGCACGCCCTGCGCACCCGCAGGCAGTGGCGCGGCGGCGCGCCGCTGATGGCCAGGACCGGCTTCGACCTCTAG
- a CDS encoding aldo/keto reductase gives MSNHQHFLPPGPLGFGGAPLGNMFAEISDQDADATLEAAWDAGIRHFDTAPHYGSGVSEHRFGHALRRYPRDQFVLSTKVGRLLRADESKGGTQGPFINCMPFRSDYDYTADGVQRSLEDSMQRLGMARIDIVYIHDCAEDHHGAHWKEAFRTAMDGAAVALTRLREQGVIRAWGLGVNLVEPCILALEQADPDVFLLAGRYSLLNQPALDEFFPRCAERGVHVVVGGPYNSGLIAGGTTFEYQEAPPDKVAARDRLRAIAERHGVDLRAAALQFCAAHPVVATVIPGTKNAERVRQNAALMQQPIPAAFWQELKDAGVLPAAAPTPAG, from the coding sequence ATGTCGAACCACCAGCATTTCCTCCCTCCCGGGCCGCTTGGTTTCGGTGGCGCGCCCTTGGGCAACATGTTCGCCGAGATCTCGGACCAGGATGCGGACGCCACCCTGGAGGCCGCCTGGGATGCCGGCATCCGCCATTTCGACACCGCGCCGCATTACGGCTCGGGCGTCTCGGAGCACCGCTTCGGCCATGCGCTGCGCCGCTATCCCCGCGACCAGTTCGTGCTGTCCACCAAGGTCGGCCGGCTGCTGCGCGCCGACGAGAGCAAGGGGGGGACGCAGGGCCCGTTCATCAACTGCATGCCGTTCCGCAGCGACTACGACTACACCGCCGACGGGGTGCAGCGCTCGCTCGAGGACAGCATGCAGCGCCTGGGCATGGCGCGCATCGACATCGTCTACATCCACGACTGCGCCGAGGACCATCACGGCGCCCACTGGAAGGAGGCGTTCCGGACCGCCATGGACGGGGCGGCCGTGGCGTTGACGCGGCTGCGGGAGCAGGGGGTGATCCGCGCCTGGGGTTTGGGCGTGAACCTGGTGGAGCCCTGCATCCTGGCGCTGGAGCAGGCCGACCCGGACGTGTTCCTGCTGGCCGGCCGCTACAGCCTGTTGAACCAGCCGGCCCTGGACGAGTTCTTCCCGCGCTGCGCGGAGCGGGGGGTGCACGTGGTGGTCGGCGGCCCCTACAATTCCGGCCTGATCGCCGGCGGCACGACCTTCGAATACCAGGAGGCGCCGCCCGACAAGGTCGCCGCGCGCGACCGGCTGCGCGCGATCGCGGAGCGCCACGGCGTCGACCTGCGTGCCGCCGCCCTCCAGTTCTGCGCCGCCCACCCGGTGGTCGCCACGGTCATCCCCGGCACCAAGAATGCAGAACGGGTCCGCCAGAACGCCGCCCTGATGCAGCAGCCGATCCCGGCCGCCTTCTGGCAGGAACTCAAGGACGCCGGCGTGCTGCCAGCGGCGGCACCGACCCCCGCGGGCTGA
- a CDS encoding sugar ABC transporter substrate-binding protein, with protein sequence MRSIIRKTAVVAGMAALLLGSAAVGEVQAQEPIKVTIGWAPPDITGVFKTATNFFEKSAQDANQHGFQVEVITRAPTSHLAFAEQVAIIEDFIQRRVDVIAVSPSEVQTVRSALAAAGEAGIPVIVVNLLEPIEGLDIASYIGFDNTQGGMVSAYSVADYLGGPGVLGTGTEIEAKPGDYLDLEFWQKAYADLSEEERAKVQGKGAIIEGVAGGFYSTARLNGFREVMEQFPNVEIVGNTCAADWNREKAVRCTEDFLQSTGQDLDFIWAASNEMGLGAMLALGNADRLQRADQPHEAGDGKIAVFTNDVTPESVDQIANNGIIAETTHGFADWGWFGTKFAVQLACQEEAPAQFDIRPRTVYVANAREFYPDPQLPDIDWDAIRANCKKNG encoded by the coding sequence ATGAGATCCATCATCAGGAAGACGGCTGTCGTGGCGGGCATGGCCGCCTTGCTGCTCGGCAGCGCTGCCGTGGGCGAGGTGCAGGCCCAGGAGCCGATCAAGGTCACCATCGGCTGGGCGCCGCCGGACATCACCGGCGTGTTCAAGACCGCCACCAACTTCTTCGAAAAGTCGGCGCAGGACGCCAACCAGCACGGCTTCCAGGTCGAGGTGATCACCCGCGCGCCGACCAGCCACCTGGCGTTCGCCGAGCAGGTCGCGATCATCGAGGACTTCATCCAGCGCCGGGTGGACGTGATCGCGGTCTCGCCCTCGGAAGTGCAGACGGTGCGCTCGGCCCTGGCGGCCGCCGGCGAGGCGGGCATCCCGGTGATCGTGGTGAACCTCCTGGAGCCGATCGAGGGCCTCGACATCGCCTCCTATATCGGCTTCGACAACACCCAGGGCGGCATGGTCAGCGCCTATTCGGTGGCCGACTATCTGGGCGGGCCGGGCGTGCTCGGCACCGGCACCGAAATCGAGGCGAAGCCCGGCGACTATCTCGACCTGGAGTTCTGGCAGAAGGCCTATGCCGACCTGTCCGAGGAAGAGCGGGCCAAGGTCCAGGGCAAGGGCGCCATCATCGAGGGCGTGGCCGGCGGGTTCTATTCCACGGCCCGCCTGAACGGCTTCCGCGAGGTCATGGAGCAGTTCCCGAACGTGGAGATCGTCGGCAACACCTGTGCCGCCGACTGGAACCGCGAGAAGGCGGTGCGCTGCACCGAGGACTTCCTGCAGAGCACCGGCCAGGACCTGGACTTCATCTGGGCAGCCTCCAACGAGATGGGCCTGGGCGCCATGCTGGCGCTGGGCAACGCCGACCGGCTGCAGCGGGCCGACCAGCCGCACGAGGCAGGCGACGGCAAGATCGCGGTGTTCACCAACGACGTGACGCCCGAATCGGTCGACCAGATCGCGAACAACGGGATCATCGCCGAAACCACCCACGGCTTTGCCGACTGGGGCTGGTTCGGCACCAAGTTCGCCGTGCAGCTGGCCTGCCAGGAAGAGGCGCCGGCCCAGTTCGACATCCGCCCGCGCACCGTCTACGTCGCCAATGCCCGCGAGTTCTATCCGGACCCGCAACTTCCCGACATCGACTGGGACGCGATCCGGGCGAACTGCAAGAAGAACGGCTGA
- a CDS encoding sugar ABC transporter ATP-binding protein has protein sequence MVTAATPAAAPPASAPVLLKLESIEKQFVGVRALKGVSLEVVAGEVQMLLGENGAGKSTLMKILAGEYTPSAGRIVVRGHEVSGLTPDSAKALGIGLIHQELSLIPALTVAENIFLGRMPTTRFGQIDWSRAYAMAAEAVGRLGVSIDPRAEVRRLQIAEQQLVEIARVLEGNPEILLLDEPTSALSDSERERLFDVIRRLKDRGVGMIYISHHLAEIPMIADRVTVLRDGSVVGTILPEEADEDSCIAMMVGRSLKDQFPKAAVEPGLPVLEVEGLQAGRTLQDISFTLSKGEILGIFGLMGAGQEEVAAALFGLTGRRAGRIRVNGRDKAIRSPADAIAEGLGLLTRDRRQSLVPMLTVGPNLSLPWLSNRSFFSALQHRREAQEVERYVADLKIRPATTTNPVRFYSGGNQQKVILARWMSSGASILVFDEPTRGIDVGAKADVFALMGELVQRGMSILMISSELNELIGMADRVLVMRGGRVSAELGRNELSQETLLRHAS, from the coding sequence ATGGTGACCGCTGCAACTCCCGCCGCCGCGCCCCCCGCCAGCGCGCCGGTGCTCCTGAAGCTCGAATCGATCGAGAAGCAGTTCGTGGGCGTGCGCGCGCTCAAGGGTGTCTCGCTCGAGGTCGTGGCCGGCGAGGTCCAGATGCTGCTGGGCGAGAACGGCGCCGGCAAGTCGACGCTCATGAAGATCCTGGCCGGCGAGTACACGCCCAGCGCCGGGCGGATCGTGGTGCGCGGCCACGAGGTGTCCGGGCTCACCCCGGACAGCGCGAAGGCGCTGGGGATCGGCCTGATCCACCAGGAACTGAGCCTGATCCCGGCGCTCACGGTGGCCGAGAACATCTTTCTTGGCCGCATGCCGACCACGCGATTCGGCCAGATCGACTGGAGCCGGGCCTACGCCATGGCGGCCGAGGCGGTTGGGCGCCTCGGGGTGTCGATCGATCCCCGGGCGGAGGTCCGGCGGCTGCAGATCGCCGAGCAGCAGCTGGTCGAGATCGCCCGGGTGCTCGAGGGCAATCCGGAGATCCTGCTGCTGGACGAGCCAACCTCAGCCCTGTCCGATTCCGAGCGCGAGCGCCTGTTCGACGTGATCCGCCGCCTGAAGGACCGCGGCGTCGGCATGATCTACATCTCGCACCACCTTGCCGAGATCCCGATGATCGCGGACCGGGTGACCGTCCTGCGCGACGGCAGCGTGGTCGGCACGATCCTGCCGGAGGAGGCCGACGAGGACAGCTGCATCGCGATGATGGTCGGCCGCTCCCTCAAGGACCAGTTCCCGAAGGCGGCCGTGGAGCCTGGCCTGCCCGTGCTGGAGGTCGAGGGCCTGCAGGCGGGCCGGACGCTCCAGGACATCTCCTTCACCCTGAGCAAGGGCGAGATCCTCGGGATCTTCGGGCTGATGGGTGCCGGGCAGGAGGAGGTCGCCGCGGCCCTGTTCGGCCTTACCGGGCGGCGTGCCGGCCGCATCCGGGTCAACGGCCGGGACAAGGCGATCCGCTCGCCGGCGGATGCGATTGCCGAGGGTCTGGGCCTCCTGACGCGCGACCGGCGGCAGAGCCTCGTGCCGATGCTCACCGTGGGCCCCAACCTGTCGCTGCCCTGGCTCAGCAACCGGTCGTTCTTCTCGGCGCTGCAGCACAGGCGGGAAGCCCAGGAAGTCGAGCGCTACGTCGCCGACCTCAAGATCCGCCCGGCCACCACCACCAACCCGGTGCGGTTCTACAGCGGCGGCAACCAGCAGAAGGTCATCCTGGCGCGCTGGATGTCGAGCGGCGCCAGCATCCTGGTCTTCGACGAGCCGACCCGCGGGATCGACGTTGGCGCCAAGGCGGACGTGTTCGCGCTGATGGGCGAACTGGTGCAGCGCGGCATGTCGATCCTGATGATCTCCTCCGAGCTCAACGAGCTGATCGGCATGGCCGATCGCGTCCTGGTGATGCGCGGCGGCCGCGTCTCGGCCGAACTCGGGCGCAACGAACTGAGCCAGGAAACCCTCCTGCGCCACGCGAGCTGA
- a CDS encoding ABC transporter permease: MASQQRTGADLPSSTSTGLRYRDLLLRGGPFIALLILCVLLSMATPYFATVDNAFNITRQSAFTAILAVGQTFVILTGGIDLSVAAVAALSASVTTVLLTSPLVLFGHDFGILPAPVSIAIGLLVGCACGALNGWIIARFKIPDFITTLGTMTILRGVALIVTDGLPVPSFQATASGAGLPEALIQAGSGSLFGMPISAIIALIVALVGFYILRYRALGRAIYAVGGNREAARVSGIDIGRTKIMAYMISGLTAAIAGLIMVGRLNSANALMADGEELRSIAAVVIGGTNLFGGEGGVIGSLVGAVIIGVLNNGLNLLNVSPFWQRIVQGLVIVLVVIFDQWRRRKSTST, from the coding sequence ATGGCTTCCCAGCAGCGAACCGGAGCGGACCTGCCGTCCTCGACGAGCACCGGCCTCAGATACCGCGACCTCCTTCTCCGCGGCGGGCCGTTCATCGCGCTCCTGATCCTGTGCGTGCTCCTGTCGATGGCCACGCCCTACTTCGCCACCGTCGACAACGCCTTCAACATCACCCGGCAGTCGGCCTTCACGGCGATCCTGGCGGTAGGCCAGACCTTCGTGATCCTGACCGGCGGCATCGATCTCTCGGTGGCGGCGGTGGCGGCCCTGTCCGCCTCGGTCACCACGGTGCTGCTCACCAGCCCGCTGGTCCTGTTCGGCCATGATTTCGGGATCCTGCCGGCCCCCGTCTCGATCGCCATCGGCCTGCTGGTCGGCTGCGCCTGCGGCGCGCTCAACGGCTGGATCATCGCGCGGTTCAAGATCCCCGACTTCATCACCACGCTCGGCACCATGACCATCCTGCGCGGTGTCGCCCTGATCGTCACCGACGGCCTGCCAGTCCCCTCCTTCCAGGCGACCGCCAGCGGCGCCGGCCTGCCCGAGGCGTTGATCCAGGCCGGCAGCGGCTCGCTGTTCGGCATGCCGATCAGCGCGATCATCGCGCTGATCGTGGCGCTGGTCGGCTTCTACATCCTGCGCTACCGGGCACTCGGCCGCGCGATCTATGCGGTCGGCGGCAACCGGGAAGCCGCGCGGGTGTCCGGCATCGACATCGGCCGCACCAAGATCATGGCCTACATGATCTCCGGCCTCACCGCCGCCATCGCCGGCCTCATCATGGTGGGCCGGCTGAACTCGGCCAACGCGCTGATGGCGGACGGGGAGGAACTGCGCTCGATCGCTGCGGTGGTGATCGGCGGGACCAACCTGTTCGGCGGCGAAGGCGGCGTGATCGGCTCGCTGGTGGGCGCGGTGATCATCGGCGTCCTGAACAACGGCCTCAACCTTTTGAACGTCAGCCCGTTCTGGCAGCGGATCGTGCAGGGCCTTGTGATCGTCCTGGTGGTCATCTTCGACCAGTGGCGGCGCCGGAAAAGCACAAGCACATGA
- a CDS encoding AI-2E family transporter, which produces MTTMEDEATARAASCANGSDRSDDQGRSLPGPVTVSIVGLFILAIVATLYFAQSFLVPVVFAFLLALVLSPVVRFLKKRGVPAPATALVLVLTLLIVVASGAYSLSGPVAGWIDNAPAIGERIMEKANALRGTVDAVRQASEQMEQATQGKTAAPEVVVKEPDLIDRAANSLTNMVASVGLTLVLLLFLLASGDLFYEKIVRVLPTLHDKKQALRIAFGVEREVSRYLATVFAINLCLGIWIGAGLWLAGMPNPVLWGALAFVLNFIPYLGALIGAALVGAVAFVTFDPIGQALLPPAIYLLSTTAEGQLLTPAVLGRRLEMNTVVVFLSVAFWGWLWGLVGAVIAVPILVLLKVFAQHVDGLSGLGEFLSERQAPAGEGGADSDEADAPAASPPRRTD; this is translated from the coding sequence ATGACCACCATGGAAGATGAGGCCACAGCACGCGCTGCTTCCTGCGCCAACGGGTCCGACCGGTCCGACGATCAGGGGCGATCGCTGCCGGGGCCCGTGACCGTGTCGATCGTCGGCCTGTTCATCCTGGCGATCGTCGCGACACTCTACTTCGCCCAGAGCTTCCTGGTCCCCGTGGTGTTCGCCTTCCTCCTCGCCCTGGTGCTCAGCCCGGTGGTCCGCTTCCTCAAGAAGCGCGGTGTGCCCGCTCCAGCGACAGCCCTCGTTCTGGTCCTCACGCTCCTCATCGTCGTCGCCAGCGGAGCCTACTCCCTGAGCGGCCCGGTGGCGGGCTGGATCGACAATGCGCCCGCGATCGGCGAGCGGATCATGGAGAAGGCCAATGCCCTGCGCGGGACCGTGGATGCGGTACGACAGGCATCCGAACAGATGGAGCAGGCCACCCAGGGCAAAACAGCGGCGCCGGAGGTGGTGGTCAAGGAGCCGGACCTGATCGACCGCGCCGCCAACAGCCTGACCAACATGGTCGCGTCCGTCGGCCTGACCCTCGTGCTGCTGCTCTTCCTGCTGGCTTCCGGCGATCTCTTCTACGAGAAGATCGTCAGGGTGCTGCCGACGCTCCACGACAAGAAGCAGGCATTGCGCATCGCGTTCGGTGTCGAGCGCGAGGTGTCCCGTTACCTGGCGACCGTCTTCGCCATCAACCTCTGCCTCGGGATCTGGATCGGCGCCGGTCTCTGGCTGGCCGGCATGCCCAACCCGGTGCTGTGGGGTGCGCTCGCCTTCGTGCTCAACTTCATCCCCTATCTCGGCGCGCTGATCGGGGCTGCGCTGGTGGGGGCCGTGGCTTTCGTCACCTTCGACCCGATCGGGCAGGCGCTGCTGCCGCCCGCCATCTATCTTCTCAGCACCACCGCTGAAGGACAGCTGCTCACGCCGGCAGTCCTGGGCAGGAGGCTGGAGATGAACACCGTGGTGGTCTTCCTTTCCGTCGCCTTCTGGGGCTGGCTGTGGGGGCTGGTGGGCGCGGTCATCGCCGTGCCCATTCTCGTGCTGCTGAAGGTGTTCGCCCAGCATGTCGACGGCCTGTCCGGCCTGGGCGAGTTCCTCTCCGAACGCCAGGCACCCGCCGGAGAGGGAGGGGCGGATTCGGACGAGGCGGATGCCCCTGCGGCATCGCCTCCTCGTCGAACCGATTGA
- a CDS encoding BKACE family enzyme, translating into MRPIIISVAITGSVPRKAHNPAVPITPSEQIESTHQAFEAGATLVHIHVRHDDETPASDPERFAQVQDGVRRHCPGMIIQFSTGGRGRAPAERGSALKLRPDMASLSTGSVNFPTIVYENQPPLVTELAGTMKQFGVKPEIEIFDLSHLHGARRLADAGLMDEQAHLQYVLGVQNAMPAERHLLEILVEEGLRLFPQATWTAAGIGRHQRPVAGWAIELGGHVRTGLEDNIRVSSERLAGSNAELVSIAAGQIRAAGHRVATPQEARALLRLSD; encoded by the coding sequence ATGCGGCCCATCATCATCAGCGTCGCCATCACCGGTTCTGTGCCGCGGAAGGCGCACAATCCCGCCGTGCCGATCACGCCGTCGGAGCAGATCGAATCGACGCATCAGGCGTTCGAGGCCGGGGCGACGCTGGTGCACATCCATGTCCGTCACGACGACGAGACGCCGGCCTCGGATCCCGAGCGCTTCGCCCAGGTGCAGGATGGGGTGCGCCGGCACTGTCCGGGCATGATCATCCAGTTCTCCACGGGCGGGCGCGGCCGGGCGCCCGCCGAGCGCGGCAGCGCGCTCAAGCTTCGCCCGGACATGGCGTCGCTCTCGACGGGCTCGGTGAACTTCCCGACGATCGTCTACGAGAACCAGCCGCCGCTCGTGACGGAGCTGGCCGGGACGATGAAGCAGTTCGGCGTGAAGCCGGAGATCGAGATCTTCGACCTCTCCCATCTTCATGGCGCGCGCCGGCTGGCTGATGCCGGGCTGATGGACGAACAGGCGCATCTCCAATACGTGCTGGGCGTCCAGAACGCCATGCCGGCCGAGCGCCATCTCCTGGAGATCCTGGTCGAGGAGGGGCTGCGGCTGTTCCCGCAGGCGACCTGGACGGCGGCCGGGATCGGCCGGCACCAGAGGCCGGTGGCCGGATGGGCGATCGAGCTCGGCGGGCATGTCCGGACCGGGCTGGAGGACAATATCCGGGTGTCCAGCGAGCGCCTGGCCGGCAGCAATGCCGAACTGGTCTCGATCGCCGCCGGGCAGATCCGAGCGGCGGGGCATCGGGTGGCGACGCCCCAGGAGGCGCGCGCGCTGCTGCGGCTTTCGGACTGA
- a CDS encoding IclR family transcriptional regulator, protein MSVLQLGTLEKAYKILDLYYENAESFTFSEIVEKTGLEKGSVQRLLFTLQNLGLLRRHQRYKRYSLSPRFVSYAVSFIQADPLMAKATRHLESLARQTTESVGVAIMDNAHVFYLSRIPNLVSHDFALLPIRRHAYCTAAGRAMMAHLPDKDVDRLLALSPLRRLTAQTIVDPDEIRQRIGTAREEGFAWQDGEVLEREIGVAAAILGEGDVPVAAVSISIDKSNYDLGKAKQVFGPMVRSAAQDMSSPALSASSFSSALAGRKPVQADAAR, encoded by the coding sequence ATGAGCGTCCTGCAGCTGGGCACTCTTGAGAAGGCTTACAAGATACTTGATCTCTACTATGAAAATGCGGAGAGCTTTACTTTCTCCGAAATCGTGGAGAAGACCGGGCTGGAGAAGGGCTCGGTCCAGCGGCTGCTGTTCACCCTGCAGAACCTCGGGCTCCTGAGGCGGCATCAGCGCTACAAGAGGTACAGCCTCTCGCCGCGCTTCGTCTCCTACGCGGTCTCGTTCATCCAGGCCGACCCTTTGATGGCGAAGGCGACCCGCCATCTGGAATCGCTGGCCCGGCAGACGACCGAGTCGGTCGGCGTGGCGATCATGGACAATGCCCATGTCTTCTATCTCAGCCGGATCCCGAACCTCGTCAGCCATGATTTCGCCCTGCTGCCCATCCGTCGCCACGCCTATTGCACGGCGGCCGGACGGGCCATGATGGCCCATCTTCCCGACAAGGACGTGGACCGGCTGCTCGCCCTCTCGCCGCTGCGGCGCCTGACGGCGCAGACCATCGTCGATCCGGACGAAATCCGCCAAAGGATCGGCACGGCTCGCGAGGAGGGTTTCGCCTGGCAGGATGGCGAAGTCCTCGAACGGGAGATCGGCGTCGCGGCGGCCATTCTCGGTGAAGGCGACGTGCCCGTCGCCGCCGTGTCGATTTCCATCGACAAGTCCAACTACGACCTTGGCAAGGCCAAGCAGGTCTTCGGGCCGATGGTGCGGTCCGCCGCCCAGGACATGTCGAGCCCTGCCCTGTCGGCCAGCAGCTTCTCCAGCGCCCTTGCCGGGAGGAAGCCCGTTCAGGCCGATGCGGCCCGCTGA
- a CDS encoding VOC family protein, translating to MAIKRLQNVYYVVGDTARSRSFYQGVLGLRLKFEDPGRWVQFGVGDAGMALGSPAEAPPGASGGIAVFEVDSLKEMRARIEPAGARIIAERDMGAHGRTLAFEDPDGNIVQLYQRAASA from the coding sequence ATGGCCATCAAGCGCCTGCAGAACGTCTACTACGTCGTCGGCGACACGGCCCGGTCCCGGAGCTTCTACCAGGGCGTGCTGGGCCTGCGCCTCAAGTTCGAGGACCCCGGTCGCTGGGTCCAGTTCGGCGTGGGCGACGCCGGCATGGCGCTGGGCAGTCCGGCGGAAGCGCCTCCCGGTGCCAGCGGCGGGATTGCGGTATTCGAGGTGGATTCGCTGAAAGAGATGCGTGCCCGGATCGAGCCTGCCGGCGCGCGGATCATCGCCGAACGGGACATGGGCGCCCATGGCCGGACCCTCGCCTTCGAGGATCCGGACGGCAACATCGTGCAACTGTATCAGCGGGCCGCATCGGCCTGA